The stretch of DNA CATGTGCAGTTTGGACATTTTCACCTTCTTCCTGAGACATTTTGACTGTACTAATGTGTTTTCTTATTGGAGTGTAACATTTTACCTTTGCTCTCTTTTTACCCCATCAAGACCATCTCCTGGTTTGTCTTTTACTTGATAATAGTATCCTCATTAAATGAGGACTCGTTTAACCTATGCACTGAGAGCTTAATCAGTTACACAGTTTTCTAGTTTCCTTGTCCCTGAACTGCTGGTGCAGTTTGCGCAGTTCATCCcataaaaacaaagacagaatgGTGTGTGGACCGATCCGGAAATAAGAGGCTCCCAAGCCTTTGTAGAGTCCCATAAAGCCCTCCTTCCTCAGCATCTTAGAAAAGCAGTCAGTGAATCCTTTATAAAGCTGCCCCTAAAAAGATGAGAGAATGAAAGTCAGCCTGGATCTGATCAGCTGAATGTCCCAGCTGGATGTCATGAGTGTTTGAGACAGAAAAGGGGGGAATTAGAGTGGTGACGACATGCAGAAAAGGGCCGCGGGTTGAAATCCAATCTTCGGGCCACTGCCTATAAGGATTGAGCCCTGGTActgtacatggggtgcacgttcaaccaggtgagctaccacgGTGCCCCTTGTGTAAATAGTTTGTGAAAGCaacaatagtcaaccctacaatatcgtcgtaATATCGATAGTTATTTTGTAAAAACTATTGAGATATTTGCCTCTAGCCTCTAGCAGAAATGAGGGCCATGCTAAAGAGGCCTGGTAAGCTCACTTCTTCCGAAATTCTACACGTCCCAATTTCTCTTCCAATATTGAACTCATGATTGAATGTTGTCTTGTGTGAAATGCGCACATGCACTAGCTTTCTGCATCAAGTTCATTACGCACATGTATCAATTCCTGTgagacatacatatacataaaataTGTACATATAAGTACAGTATACTACATACATataatatgtactgtacatatagTACATATAATATGATGAAAACCTAAAGGAGTGTAACTAACATATCAGTCTCTCCTCACCTTTCCCAAATGATCCACAGGCTGGTTGTAGAGCCGTGTGCTCACTACATCAAAAGGTGTCAtagccatcaccaccaccaaacTGCTGATCATGCCAGCAGTTAGGGCGACCAACCAGCTGTCCTTTGGGAACACCTTGGGAAGAAGAAAATAATGTGGTTAAGTTACCAGACCATAAGGATATGTGAGGCTCCGGTCGCAGGATGAGAGAGGTGAgaaattattactattattagtgCCTatgttacacaaacacatactctCCGGTAGATACAACTTAATTGACCATTGTTATACTTCTGGCTTTTAGTATGAAAGGGCCCCAGTACAGTGATACTACACCAgtacatcatcattatcatcatcatcatcttcatcagggTACCACCTATGTGCAGCTACTTCTAATTTTAACTGGCCATTATCTTCTACATGCAGTGAAACAGAAGAATGGTTCTATTAGTACTGCCTATGTTACACACACTCTTCAGTAGCTACAGTCAAAGGTGTTTTTATGTGAACCTGATGTTTTACAACAAGTATATAAAAGACTACTTTATTATGCACAGAAGAGGACATTTGTGTCACGCTTGATATGGATGGTCACACTAAcagtaaataaaacaataaacaaacaacacagcAGCAGCCAAAGCCAAACACTAGAAAGAGGAAGTCTGGGTAATGAAGGAAGTAGTGCAAGAAAACTAAACCAGGAAGTCAGGATTATTTTCTTAACATTGTTTCAGACTCATCAACTGTTATCAACTGGCCATTGTTATAGTTCTGGCTTTTAGTATGAAAAACCTGTTGTAACTAGAGCTGAGTCAGAAGCACCTTGCATCTGGTAAACCGGTGCACTAGTTGTGTAAGTTCCATATTAAACTGGAGCACTAGTTGTGTAAGCTCCATGTTTTCAGCCAGGGGGACCAATGAAAGGTGTCAAATTTCTATTCCAGAAGAGTGCAATGCCTCACGCTTTGTCAGTGCCACAATGACTGCTTTTGTAAACTGTACACGACTACAGACTTAAAAAGTATCTCTTCTTAAGCCTGCgaataatgattattttcatgatCAATAAATCTGCTGAGTATTTTCTAGATCTAGACAAATCTAGACTCTAGATAATATCAGTAAATACCTAAAATGCCCATCACGGGTTCAAAGAGTCCGATGCGACATCTTGAAGCTGCTTGTTTTATCCtaaactcaaatatattcagctTACTATCATATAAgccaaagaaaagcagcaacttttaacattttagaagctggaaccagctaATTAGGGCTTTTTTATCACAATGTTTGCTAATTAATTTGCTGCCTCTCAACTAATCATAGCTGCTGTATGTGAGTCATGCCAGACCcagaaaacagaaatgtttattaaGAGAACAGTGCGGTTATACGAAAGTATCACCACTGAATTTAGACTTTCATGTTGAGATTAAATCTCAGCAAGCCCCGTTAGGGAGTAGTAAAGTAGTCTAACCTGTAGGTCAATCACAAGCTCTTtggaggaggagaaggtggAGAGTTGTGCAGATGACCCCACGCTGACCCTCGGTACAGCAGCACTGGAGCCCCTCCACAATCCCAGAATGCCATGCTGTTTGTAGATGGCTGCCAGAGCGTGGATCATCCCCtggcagaaagagaaagaacatGTGAGGAAAATGTTGATGCTTGacactatatgtgtgtgtgtgtgtgtgtgtgtgtgtgtgtgtgtgtgtgtatatacacacacaaatatatatatatatatatatatatatatatatatatataatacaatacaatatgttTGGTTACCTTGTGTTTATATTGATGTCCAACTGCAATAGAGGAGCTAGACTGACTCTGCAGATGAGTCTTTACCTGTCAATGGAAAAAATGGTTTACTTTTCTCCTCAATTGCAAGTGACAGCTCAGCTTGAAACGCCACACATGATAAACCTTAAAAAGGAACAGTACAAAGTAAATGAAGCTAGCTACTGACCAAGTATACAGGACTTCCCACCACGGCTCCCACCACTCCAGCCAGAGCCCCTGCTAACGTGGTTTTGGCCGCGCTGACCCTTCCATTGGTGTGGATGTAACCAGAGTTCTCAATGATAGCGTACGAGCCGAGCCTGACTCCATTCATAAAAAACTGATAAACGAGCCCTGGTGCCAGTCCCTTCTGTAAGCCGGCCAGTCCGTCCACTTTACCGATAGTGTAAAAAGCGTGGAACACGTTGCGATAGTAAACTTGGTATGAGCCCCGGCTCTTGAGCTCTCCCTGAAGCTGCATTCGCGTTTTGACGACCTCCAGCGGGTTGGTGAACAGGCATGCTCCGCACGCCGCAACTCCGCTCAGCACGAAATCCATCACGACTGTACGGTGGGGGGACTGATATGGAGTGCAGGCCTGCTAGTCCGACATGCCCTTCATATCAGAGGAGTTGTCCTCAGCGTCGTTTCTTCCCCCTCCCACTGCATATATATGTAACAACCGACACACACCCATGGGTGTATTACAAAAATCCCTGTACTGTTACATACGCCACAGCGAGGTGCATCAGCGCGCAGACATTGTCACTTCAGGAGCTTCTCGTAAATTCGTATTTCGGAAACGAATTGGTAACGGTAAACGTTACTTAATTGTTGCTAATCGCCGAGTGTAGCCTACTATTCAATAAACCCAAGGCAGAAATATTCATAAGTAGCCCAAACCTTCATTTCTTTTATTGTATGCATTTATCTAAATAAATTGTCTAATGATTTACGGACCgaaatacatttctttaaaatttGAATTAGAGTTTGCAGCAAATACCGCATTTTACTCTAACTCAGTTTTCCACTTAGTTTTGGACAAGAAAAGATTAATTACATCGACTAAAAACTGTTATTTGTTGCTTTTGTGTAATGCCATCTTCCCTTCCACTGTGCTTTATTCGTTTTCTCATTAGAACTTAGAACGGCTGAAGAATTTCTCAGAAATTGTTAAATCTCCCAGAAAACAACAACTGCATGTTTCTTCAGTGTGACATGCTGTTtgaattaagctaaaaaaaaaaacactgataaaaaGGGAAATCATACTTTTAAAGAAACATAAACACCAAAAATGtacatgacaaaaaaatcatataggcctacatggGATAACTAAAAATAACAATATGGTCCAGCTAGTATTGGACGTACACTCTATCCGTCCCGTAAACGTCTCATCAGAGCGTACGTATGACGCAAATTTCCACAGGGATCGGTATGACACTCGTCTTCTCAGCCAATGAAAAGCCCTGTAGTTATCCTAATGACTGGATAAACTAGTTAGGTGTTTTCCTACTTTCTGTAACTCAGACATTAAAACCATggagcatctttttttttcgcTTGTAGATTAAGAGCTTTTGGGATGCTTTTTAACATTGGATAACTTATAGCCTAATGATCAAAGAACACCAATTCTAACATGAAAATATAAAGTTTGGTATTCAACTGGAGTACAAGAAAGTGGAGTTTGGGACTAATTTCATTATTTtggcaacctttttttttttttttttttttttacacaaatgtttaaaaaaaaataatctatatTCTCTTGAATATGACGTGCCTTTTTGATTCTGCAATCGaaaataaagtaaagtaaaaattaaTGGGTGGCCACATAGCCACTTGTCCAGTTGCCCCCATGTGATATTTTAATGGTGatctaaacaaaaacaaacaaggttTGTACCGTATACGTTGGGGCCAGTACATGCGAGAAACTGGTTTTCATCTTCACACTTCATGCTGCTGCTGTTACCAGTCACAACCACATGTGATCACCCTGAGAGTTTTTCAACACCGTTTAACTGTTTATTAAATAATAGGCAGCATTTTGGAATGAAGAAAACTGAAGGGAAACATTGTTTTTTCAGTCCAAAGTCTTGGTATCCTCCCATTGTGATAAGGCCATAATGTGGGAAACTGGAGAGACAGCCTAGGTTAGCGAGGTTTCTCGCCGCCCCATCAAGAGTAGATTTGGACTATCTCAGTTCCAAGCTGAGGTGGAGAGGCTGAATTGGGGGTTGAGCAGGAGACCTTTGGCAGAAGACCCCATGTCAAGGCAGAGGTGGAACCAGAAACCCCTGGTAGCCTGCCTGGGGGCAGGGCAAATGGGAGCAGTTAAGTAGCGCTGGAAGACAGACAGGAGGTCCAACAGACCAGTGGAGCCGCTCTGGAGCTCGGGCAGACCAGCAGGGCCGCTCTGGAGCACAGAAACTGGCAAGATTTTAGTCTGAAAAAGGCTGGTAATTAGTGTGGCTTCCTCCAGttctctctctgcccttctGAGCCTCCTGGCTCCAGAGATCTGACCAGCCAAGTTCGGCTGATCAGCTCTTGTGGCTTCACATGCTTGATCATTTAACCTCCTTAGGAATGCTTAGCTTTTTTCTCCCCTTGttgtctccatctttctcaGTATCTAACTGTAACGCCGCATACTGGTGTGGGTTATAGCTTCTCTAATAATGGCTTCTGATGAAGCTCTGCTTCTCCTTGATCCAGAGGAGGTGTGGCTATGGCGTCCAGAGCTAGTGGAGTATGAATGGTCCGAGCCACCTTTTGGGTTCTGTTCATTTCCAGCTCGGCAAGAAGCGTGTTGTCCATGTGAAACGCTCGGTGATGAGGTGATAATCCTTGAGATGAACCGGAGGACGCCCCTCTCGCTGGCCCATGCTGCTTCCTGAAGGCATTAGTCTCGGCCTGGGCTCCTTGGTCAGTCTGCGTAGCTCCAGACGTTTGGTGAGAGTCACCATCAGCCGTGGGCACACCAGGTTGTACTACATTGATGTTATCCATGCTCACATCATCGAAGTCTCAAATGTTTTCCAGCTCGAAGGACCATTTAAAGGGAACCCCTGTAACTGATGGCCACACACAACATGGCTCAGGTCAAAAGGAATGAACAAAGGGAGGAAGTCAGTATAGCCTTTAATTAATGTGATTGATTGCACCTGAAGGGAGCAGGTCTTTTCCATGCAGGAGTGTTTTGTGTAACATCCCAGCCTCTGGTGTGGTAATGTGGCCTCTACGTGGGGacttttaacaaaaacaaaataataaaaaagtcatgagaCCTGTGTGAAGTGAAGTAAGTTCAGGTGAATACTGTGTCACCAGGGCAACACCATCACTCACAATTAGAGATTATTGTCTGAGGGAGAACTGTGACttctatttctgtttttaaccaCATCTCCGTTTAATCAGCTAAAGAGCACTTATAGTTCAGCTGCATGAGGATTGCGGACATTTTGACAACTTCAATGTGTGTGCAAATgtaatgggatttttactttaCACTGGATTAATTAAACCCAGATGAGATTTGATATTGATGTCTTTCCAGTTGTGTAAAGATGTAGATACACTATTTCTGTGCTCCGGGTGGATGGGTGAGTTTGTTTTTCGTCACTGAGCTGGATTAGAATGTGATTGTAAAATCTGTTTCACCTTTACTCCCTTTTAAATAGGATTTGGG from Sander lucioperca isolate FBNREF2018 chromosome 13, SLUC_FBN_1.2, whole genome shotgun sequence encodes:
- the slc25a35 gene encoding solute carrier family 25 member 35 encodes the protein MDFVLSGVAACGACLFTNPLEVVKTRMQLQGELKSRGSYQVYYRNVFHAFYTIGKVDGLAGLQKGLAPGLVYQFFMNGVRLGSYAIIENSGYIHTNGRVSAAKTTLAGALAGVVGAVVGSPVYLVKTHLQSQSSSSIAVGHQYKHKGMIHALAAIYKQHGILGLWRGSSAAVPRVSVGSSAQLSTFSSSKELVIDLQVFPKDSWLVALTAGMISSLVVVMAMTPFDVVSTRLYNQPVDHLGKGQLYKGFTDCFSKMLRKEGFMGLYKGLGASYFRIGPHTILSLFLWDELRKLHQQFRDKETRKLCN